A region from the Bactrocera dorsalis isolate Fly_Bdor chromosome 1, ASM2337382v1, whole genome shotgun sequence genome encodes:
- the LOC105225633 gene encoding hairy/enhancer-of-split related with YRPW motif-like protein, which yields MTAKRDKDYAKSKTSTGTGFSASASTGAVKSIGLVTSSQNVTSSQDITKRTNKPLMEKRRRARINQSLAILKALILESTKNQSKTTDGQTKHTKLEKADILELTVRHFQRHRNLDDTTINKYRAGYTDCAREVARYLATPEPPPLGNIPSLSEPGSKARLLRHLDQCIAEIDIEICPHSTATYADSPSSSCYDINTAPKKPQPDDNSLDYSSQDSNPLDFSKAASNVLTSKANFVSPTGTPVAHSTNSPCSERLGSQDENNNPDGPQGSAGSSRSDASMRPMISAGDIPNVIDINAVQNFEERSKLCSNVLDTYKHLKVNDPTGILVLPPHYVQLAAALGLNTHPVMDAITTRTDFERLIEMNHVPPLSAQIAGKLSTYGSLPGALEAAHAAAAYAATTMAAKENGMPAASTASPVISNINMERPASVLSNATSVASTSVSSMTSTDSQKNATQQQHQLARLDASAISTVEAAQLNMVSNPLSANIAAAAAAAAAAQHQLHLLRPNEALARQEQQPQDENMWRPW from the exons GAACAGGATTTTCTGCGTCAGCATCTACAGGAGCAGTAAAATCAATAGGTCTAGTCACATCATCACAAAATGTAACATCATCTCAGGACATTACGAAACGAACAAACAAGCCACTTATGGAAAAGCGACGACGTGCACGTATCAATCAAAGTTTGGCCATACTAAAGGCTCTGATTTTGGAATCGACAAAGAATCAGTCAAAAACCACAGATGGACAAACCAAACACACGAAATTGGAAAAAGCTGATATACTCGAATTAACAGTGAGACACTTTCAGCGGCACCGTAATCTCGATGACACAA CCATCAATAAATATAGAGCCGGATATACGGACTGCGCTAGAGAGGTTGCACGTTACTTGGCCACGCCCGAACCGCCACCTTTGGGAAATATTCCTTCGCTGTCGGAACCGGGGTCAAAAGCGCGGCTTTTACGACATTTGGACCAATGTATTGCTGAAATTGACATTGAGATATGCCCACATTCCACAGCGACATATGCCGATAGTCCATCCAGCAGTTGTTACGATATCAACACTGCGCCAAAGAAACC TCAACCGGACGATAACTCGTTGGACTATAGCAGCCAAGACTCAAACCCATTAGATTTCAGTAAAGCCGCCTCGAATGTTTTAACATCCAAAGCAAATTTTGTTAGTCCTACTGGGACGCCCGTAGCACATTCCACAAATTCACCCTGTTCGGAGCGCCTAGGTTCACAA GATGAGAACAATAATCCCGATGGACCTCAGGGTAGTGCAGGATCAAGTAGAAGTGATGCAAGTATGCGGCCAATGATTTCTGCTGGCGATATACCGAACGTAATCGATATCAATGCTGTGCAGAACTTTGAAGAACGCAGTAAA CTGTGTTCAAATGTTTTGGACACATACAAACATCTTAAAGTAAATGACCCAACAGGGATCCTTGTACTTCCTCCACACTATGTTCAATTAGCAGCAGCCTTGGGTCTAAATACCCATCCTGTCATGGATGCAATTACCACACGCACAGACTTCGAACGGCTGATCGAAATGAATCACGTGCCTCCACTGTCAGCTCAAATAGCCGGCAAACTTAGCACATATGGTTCTCTACCCGGTGCTTTAGAGGCCGCACATGCCGCTGCTGCCTATGCAGCTACTACTATGGCTGCAAAAGAAAATGGTATGCCAGCTGCTAGTACAGCATCGCCAGTGATTAGTAACATCAATATGGAACGTCCTGCCTCTGTGCTCTCTAATGCAACTTCTGTTGCTTCAACCTCTGTGAGCTCGATGACATCAACCGATTCGCAGAAGAATGCcacacaacagcaacatcagCTAGCCCGCTTAGACGCTAGTGCAATATCGACAGTAGAAGCAGCACAATTGAACATGGTTAgcaatcctctttcggcaaatattgcagctgcagcagcagcagcagcagccgcccAACACCAGTTGCATCTACTGCGACCCAATGAAGCTCTAGCACGGCAAGAGCAACAGCCGCAGGATGAAAATATGTGGAGGCCATGGTGA